Proteins encoded by one window of Myxococcus guangdongensis:
- the mvk gene encoding mevalonate kinase, producing the protein MATSPPLSTFGAGKVILLGEHSVVYGHPALAGPLSQGVKARGVPARKCQLTLPATMSRAQRSQLTGAFLRAAKLVGEPPVKVSLDPELPLSAGLGSSAAVSVACARMLLRAAGREPTPKEAARLAWEMEQEFHGTPSGVDHTTSAEERLLLYRRAPGSSETGRGKVVASPRPLRVVVALAGERSPTKKTVGALRERQARWPERYQRLFAQMGKLASEGARAVEAGDLAGLGDAMNVNQGLLAALGLSSPALEEMVYRLRGLGALGAKLTGAGGDGGAVVGLFLEPEPAVDQLTRLGVRCFSSQLAGPRAT; encoded by the coding sequence GTGGCCACTTCACCCCCACTGTCCACGTTCGGCGCCGGCAAGGTCATCCTGCTGGGTGAGCACAGCGTGGTGTACGGCCACCCCGCGCTCGCGGGGCCGCTGTCGCAGGGGGTGAAGGCGCGGGGCGTGCCGGCGCGGAAGTGTCAGTTGACGCTCCCGGCCACCATGAGCCGGGCGCAGCGCTCGCAGCTCACCGGCGCCTTCCTGCGCGCGGCGAAGCTGGTGGGCGAGCCTCCCGTGAAGGTGTCGTTGGACCCGGAGCTGCCCCTGTCCGCGGGGCTGGGCAGCTCCGCCGCGGTGTCCGTCGCCTGCGCGCGCATGTTGTTGCGCGCCGCGGGCCGGGAGCCCACGCCGAAGGAGGCCGCGCGCCTGGCGTGGGAGATGGAGCAGGAGTTCCACGGCACGCCCTCGGGCGTGGACCACACCACCAGCGCCGAGGAGCGGTTGCTCCTGTACCGACGCGCGCCGGGCTCCTCCGAGACGGGGCGCGGCAAGGTGGTGGCCAGTCCGCGCCCGTTGCGCGTGGTGGTGGCGCTGGCCGGTGAGCGCAGCCCCACGAAGAAGACCGTCGGGGCGCTGCGTGAGCGGCAGGCGCGCTGGCCCGAGCGCTACCAGCGCCTCTTCGCGCAGATGGGCAAGCTGGCGTCGGAGGGCGCGCGGGCGGTGGAGGCGGGGGATTTGGCGGGCCTGGGCGACGCGATGAACGTCAACCAGGGCCTGCTGGCGGCGCTGGGCCTGTCCTCGCCGGCATTGGAAGAGATGGTGTACCGACTGCGGGGCCTGGGAGCGCTGGGCGCCAAGCTCACCGGAGCCGGTGGGGACGGCGGGGCCGTGGTCGGTCTGTTCCTCGAACCCGAGCCCGCGGTGGACCAGCTCACCCGGCTCGGCGTGCGCTGCTTCAGCAGCCAGCTCGCGGGTCCGCGAGCGACTTGA
- a CDS encoding NHL repeat-containing protein, whose amino-acid sequence MKRSSEQRKFVGVAFLTASLAVFGSACGDDDEKQPQPQTPDSGTPDSGTPDSGTPDAGPGTTVLDSDIGLMRFNADGAVDTTFGAGGTTRLDLSTVVPGGARDSVWGVAADATDRLVVFGARRGEGDRVDADRVVVRFTANGARDTTFATEGVHTLNISNLSDGARNGIVQADGKILASGYTSQPTGVGTQAANRIVLLRLDDTGKPDNSFGWKGVVNNAPFGRVSDVNPEWGMAEAYTAGQFSDGSYVTTGYGRSASSGAVDMVNFKYKANGDRDMEFGTGGVVLLDLVGDNDRGRNLVVLNDDRVVTVGSATPAAQKIAGLIHITDKNGVPTTQLGADGYKLYDFERPEQAFFGVAKSKDGNWVAAAGYRAGGDNDDDGVLVIVPVGANPGADVAVAAPISETENDRFWSVAFDASNRIYAAGFVTEGGDNRLMVARYTTAGVLDTTFGTGGVVKHNFSVGKTEEAVRGIVVQSDGKIVVAATVEK is encoded by the coding sequence ATGAAGCGCAGCAGTGAGCAGAGAAAGTTCGTCGGCGTAGCATTCCTCACGGCGTCGTTGGCCGTTTTCGGCAGCGCGTGCGGCGACGACGACGAAAAGCAGCCCCAGCCGCAGACCCCGGACTCCGGCACGCCGGACTCGGGAACGCCGGATTCGGGCACGCCTGACGCGGGCCCGGGAACCACGGTGCTGGACAGCGACATCGGCCTGATGCGCTTCAACGCGGACGGCGCGGTGGACACGACGTTCGGCGCGGGCGGCACGACGCGGCTGGACCTGAGCACGGTGGTGCCGGGCGGCGCCCGTGACTCCGTGTGGGGCGTGGCGGCGGATGCGACGGACCGTCTGGTGGTCTTCGGCGCTCGCCGCGGCGAGGGTGACCGCGTGGACGCGGACCGCGTGGTGGTTCGCTTCACGGCCAACGGCGCGCGCGACACCACGTTCGCGACCGAGGGCGTGCACACGCTGAACATCTCCAACCTGAGCGACGGCGCGCGCAACGGCATCGTGCAGGCGGACGGGAAGATCCTGGCCTCGGGCTACACCAGCCAGCCGACGGGCGTGGGCACCCAGGCGGCCAACCGCATCGTCCTGCTGCGCCTGGACGACACGGGCAAGCCGGACAACAGCTTCGGCTGGAAGGGCGTGGTCAACAACGCGCCGTTCGGTCGGGTGAGCGATGTGAACCCCGAGTGGGGCATGGCCGAGGCGTACACGGCGGGCCAGTTCTCCGACGGCAGCTACGTCACCACGGGCTACGGCCGCAGCGCGTCCTCCGGCGCGGTGGACATGGTGAACTTCAAGTACAAGGCGAACGGCGACCGCGACATGGAGTTCGGCACCGGCGGCGTCGTGCTGCTGGACCTGGTGGGCGACAACGACCGCGGCCGCAACCTGGTGGTCCTCAACGATGACCGCGTGGTGACGGTGGGCAGCGCGACGCCGGCGGCGCAGAAGATCGCCGGCCTCATCCACATCACCGACAAGAACGGCGTGCCCACCACGCAGCTCGGCGCGGACGGCTACAAGCTGTACGACTTCGAGCGCCCGGAGCAGGCGTTCTTCGGCGTGGCGAAGTCGAAGGACGGCAACTGGGTGGCCGCGGCGGGCTACCGCGCGGGCGGCGACAACGACGACGACGGCGTGCTCGTCATCGTCCCGGTGGGCGCGAACCCGGGCGCGGACGTCGCGGTCGCGGCGCCCATCTCCGAGACGGAGAACGACCGCTTCTGGTCGGTGGCCTTCGACGCGTCCAACCGCATCTACGCGGCGGGCTTCGTCACCGAGGGCGGCGACAACCGCCTGATGGTGGCGCGCTACACGACGGCCGGCGTGCTGGACACGACGTTCGGCACGGGCGGCGTCGTGAAGCACAACTTCTCCGTCGGCAAGACGGAGGAGGCGGTGCGCGGCATCGTGGTCCAGTCCGACGGCAAGATCGTCGTGGCCGCCACGGTCGAGAAGTAG
- the fni gene encoding type 2 isopentenyl-diphosphate Delta-isomerase — MVEDITARRKDAHLDLCATGDVEPGQNSTLLDGVHLVHCAMPEMSVEDVDLSTPFLGKQLRHPLLVTGMTGGTERAGVVNRDLALVAERHGLAFGVGSQRAMSEDATRAASFQVRQVAPTVALLGNIGLYQAVRLGVDGVRRLMDGIGADGIALHLNAGQELTQPEGDRDFRGGYAVVESLVSALGERLLVKETGCGIGPDVARRLVELGVRNIDVSGLGGTSWVRVEQLRATGVQAQVGAEFSAWGIPTAAAVATVRGAVGPDVRLVGSGGIRTGLEAAKVLALGADVAGMALPLFRAHQAGGVAAAEQALEVILTGLRQALVLTGSRSCAELRRRPRVVTGVLKDWLAAL, encoded by the coding sequence ATGGTCGAGGACATCACAGCGCGGCGCAAGGACGCTCACCTCGACCTCTGCGCCACCGGTGACGTGGAGCCCGGCCAGAACAGCACCCTGCTGGACGGGGTCCACCTGGTCCACTGCGCGATGCCGGAGATGTCCGTGGAGGACGTGGACCTGTCCACGCCGTTCCTGGGCAAGCAGCTGCGCCACCCGCTGCTCGTCACGGGCATGACGGGCGGCACCGAGCGCGCGGGGGTGGTCAATCGCGACCTGGCCCTGGTGGCCGAGCGTCACGGCCTGGCCTTCGGCGTGGGGAGCCAGCGCGCCATGTCCGAGGACGCGACGCGGGCGGCCTCGTTCCAGGTGCGGCAGGTGGCGCCCACGGTGGCGCTCCTGGGCAACATCGGCCTGTACCAGGCGGTGCGGCTGGGCGTGGACGGCGTGCGGCGGCTGATGGACGGAATCGGCGCGGACGGCATCGCCCTGCACCTCAACGCCGGGCAGGAGCTGACCCAGCCCGAGGGCGACCGGGACTTCCGCGGCGGCTACGCGGTGGTGGAGTCGCTGGTGAGCGCGCTGGGAGAGCGGCTGCTCGTCAAGGAGACCGGGTGCGGCATCGGCCCGGACGTGGCGCGGCGGCTGGTGGAGTTGGGTGTGCGCAACATCGACGTGTCCGGGCTGGGCGGCACGTCGTGGGTCCGGGTGGAACAACTTCGGGCCACGGGCGTACAAGCCCAGGTGGGCGCGGAATTCAGCGCGTGGGGCATCCCCACGGCGGCGGCGGTGGCCACGGTCCGCGGGGCCGTGGGGCCGGATGTCCGGCTGGTGGGCAGCGGGGGCATCCGCACGGGGTTGGAGGCGGCGAAGGTGCTGGCGCTGGGGGCGGACGTGGCGGGCATGGCCCTGCCGTTGTTCCGGGCGCATCAGGCGGGCGGGGTGGCGGCGGCCGAGCAGGCGTTGGAGGTCATCCTGACGGGGCTCCGTCAGGCGCTCGTGCTCACCGGAAGCAGAAGCTGCGCTGAGCTGAGGCGGCGGCCGCGGGTGGTGACGGGTGTATTGAAGGATTGGCTGGCGGCGCTGTAG
- a CDS encoding imelysin family protein: protein MSFPFVPPSGARSTRALLLITALATLGGCKESDRGKDDAGPGGPGPDTSRGALLKATGVCVERTAREFHTTSTALSQAVTAWAAQPDATSLAQAKTAYHAAMDSWQVAEVMQVGPAAPRGAAGGAELRDNIYSWPLVSRCAIEEQIVSKGYEAPGFPTSLVSRRGLYALEYLMFYAGEDTACQGTSPIVAQGTWAALSTEERASRKRAYAAVVAREVDLKAAQLVKAWAADQDNFSNTLATAGSGNTVFPTSQAALNSISDAMFYFEREGKDLKLARPLGMRECSTDTCPEHLESQFAHRSKANLRANLKGFRLLAEGCDENYTGTGFDDVLKAAGAEALAQKMVDRIVAAEAAFPAIEEEDLHQALAQDKASVRALHDAFKGVTDVLKTELVTVLDLELPQSVEGDND, encoded by the coding sequence ATGTCTTTCCCGTTCGTTCCCCCCTCTGGCGCGCGGAGCACTCGCGCGCTGCTTCTCATCACCGCCCTGGCGACCCTCGGGGGCTGCAAGGAGTCAGACCGCGGCAAGGACGACGCGGGGCCCGGCGGGCCTGGTCCTGACACCTCGCGCGGGGCGCTCTTGAAGGCCACGGGCGTGTGCGTGGAGCGCACGGCGCGTGAGTTCCACACGACGAGCACCGCGCTGTCACAGGCGGTGACCGCGTGGGCGGCGCAGCCGGACGCGACGAGCCTGGCGCAGGCGAAAACGGCGTACCATGCGGCCATGGATTCGTGGCAGGTGGCGGAGGTGATGCAGGTGGGCCCGGCGGCGCCTCGTGGCGCGGCGGGCGGAGCGGAGCTTCGCGACAACATCTACTCGTGGCCGCTGGTGAGCCGGTGCGCCATCGAGGAGCAGATCGTCTCCAAGGGCTACGAGGCCCCGGGCTTCCCCACGTCGCTGGTGAGCCGGCGCGGGCTGTACGCGCTGGAGTACCTGATGTTCTACGCGGGCGAGGACACGGCGTGCCAGGGCACCTCGCCCATCGTCGCGCAGGGGACGTGGGCGGCGCTGTCCACGGAGGAGCGGGCCTCGCGCAAGCGGGCGTACGCCGCCGTGGTGGCGCGTGAGGTGGACCTGAAGGCCGCGCAGCTGGTGAAGGCGTGGGCGGCGGACCAGGACAACTTCTCCAACACGCTGGCGACGGCGGGCTCCGGCAACACGGTGTTCCCCACGAGCCAGGCGGCGCTCAACTCCATCAGCGACGCGATGTTCTACTTCGAGCGCGAGGGCAAGGACCTGAAGCTGGCGCGGCCGTTGGGCATGCGCGAGTGCTCGACGGACACCTGCCCGGAGCACCTCGAGTCCCAGTTCGCGCACCGCTCGAAGGCGAACCTGCGCGCCAACCTGAAGGGGTTCCGGCTGCTCGCGGAGGGCTGCGACGAGAACTACACGGGCACGGGCTTCGACGACGTGCTGAAGGCCGCGGGCGCGGAGGCGCTGGCGCAGAAGATGGTCGACCGCATCGTGGCCGCGGAGGCCGCGTTCCCCGCCATCGAGGAGGAGGACCTGCACCAGGCGCTGGCGCAGGACAAGGCGTCGGTGCGCGCGCTGCATGACGCCTTCAAGGGCGTCACGGACGTGCTGAAGACGGAGCTCGTCACGGTGCTGGACCTGGAGCTGCCCCAGTCCGTCGAAGGGGACAATGACTGA
- a CDS encoding TonB-dependent receptor family protein: protein MAWLKDRLRRARGWAAPVLLVGIVAAPTAGRAQQEAGLQGAPAPTDTPTSPMAPEAGATQGSEHESAPATSVDSATPPQSSDAAAGQAAGEPVPGLPGDAPTQASSEVPPASPDLTPEPGQRKFESVVVGTSETRTSGSVHVLKPSQLERFKRDDPSMVLMTVPGVYARGEDGYGLRPNVGLRGVNPDRSKKVTLLEDGVLFGPAPYSAPAAYFFPLVTRMQSVRVLKGPSAIQQGPQTVAGSVEFITRDIPASESAWLDIAGGGYLYGKAHGVFGASTERAGFLLEGLHLRSNGFKELDGGGTTGFRRNEWMAKGRYWLVPDGEVRQSLNIKLGYSDEVSNETYLGLSDEDFRANPLRRYASSALDRMEWHRTQVAVSHVLEAGSLAITTTAYRHDLSRAWRKINRLGGASIATVLADPTSARNSIYYGVLTGQLDSSSSQELLFIGPNDRTFVSQGVQSVARWTTTTGPLSHNLEIGARFHFDSIDRLHTEDAFRMAGGELVATNTATSTTANNKDATHALALHVTDAIAWGPLVLTPGVRLEVIRSRSYDRISGEDTNGALEVLMPGMGAFGALTPNLGLFAGAYRGFSPPAPGQPDSVGAERSINYETGARWTRRGERFEVVGFFNDYSNLTAICTFSSGCVDQDLDRQTDAGRAHIYGLEVFAEKVFRPGGGLTFPLTASYTFTRTELLEDFQSADPQFGNVKAGDELPYVPRHQLSASVGVEGRLGGVAVSALYIDTMREKAGQGEAPAGELTGSLLTFDVNANWNFSRWGQLYLSARNILDTVEIASRRPYGARPNAPRTVILGFKLSH, encoded by the coding sequence ATGGCATGGCTCAAGGACAGGTTGAGGCGGGCACGAGGCTGGGCGGCCCCGGTGCTCCTGGTGGGAATCGTCGCGGCCCCCACGGCAGGGCGCGCGCAGCAGGAAGCAGGCTTGCAGGGTGCCCCCGCTCCGACGGACACGCCGACGAGCCCCATGGCTCCGGAAGCGGGCGCGACGCAGGGCTCCGAGCACGAGTCCGCCCCCGCGACTTCGGTGGACTCAGCGACGCCCCCCCAGTCCTCGGACGCCGCGGCGGGCCAGGCCGCGGGCGAGCCGGTGCCCGGGCTTCCAGGTGACGCGCCGACGCAAGCCTCCAGCGAGGTGCCCCCCGCGTCGCCGGACCTGACGCCCGAGCCCGGGCAGCGCAAGTTCGAGAGCGTGGTGGTGGGGACGTCGGAGACGCGCACGAGCGGCTCGGTCCATGTCCTCAAGCCGTCCCAACTGGAGCGCTTCAAGCGCGATGACCCGTCCATGGTCCTGATGACGGTGCCCGGCGTCTACGCGCGCGGCGAGGACGGCTACGGGCTGCGGCCGAACGTGGGCCTGCGTGGCGTCAACCCGGACCGCAGCAAGAAGGTGACGCTGCTGGAGGACGGGGTGCTCTTCGGCCCGGCGCCCTACAGCGCGCCCGCGGCCTACTTCTTCCCGCTCGTCACGCGCATGCAGTCGGTGCGCGTGCTCAAGGGCCCCTCGGCCATCCAGCAGGGGCCGCAGACGGTGGCGGGCTCCGTGGAGTTCATCACCCGCGACATCCCCGCCTCCGAGTCCGCGTGGCTGGACATCGCCGGCGGCGGCTACCTGTACGGCAAGGCGCACGGCGTCTTCGGCGCGAGCACCGAGCGCGCGGGCTTCCTCCTCGAGGGCCTGCACCTGCGCAGCAACGGCTTCAAGGAGCTGGACGGCGGCGGCACCACGGGCTTCCGGCGCAACGAGTGGATGGCCAAGGGCCGCTACTGGCTGGTGCCCGACGGCGAGGTGCGCCAGAGCCTGAACATCAAGCTGGGCTACTCCGACGAGGTCTCCAACGAGACCTACCTCGGCCTGTCCGATGAGGACTTCCGCGCCAACCCGCTGCGCCGCTACGCCTCCAGCGCGTTGGACCGGATGGAGTGGCACCGCACGCAGGTGGCCGTCAGCCACGTGCTGGAGGCGGGCTCGCTGGCCATCACCACGACGGCCTACCGCCACGACCTCAGCCGCGCCTGGAGGAAGATCAACCGCCTGGGCGGCGCCTCCATCGCCACCGTGCTCGCGGACCCGACCAGCGCGCGCAACTCCATCTACTACGGGGTGCTCACCGGCCAGCTCGACAGCTCGTCCTCGCAGGAGCTGCTCTTCATCGGCCCCAATGACCGGACCTTCGTCTCCCAGGGCGTCCAGAGCGTCGCGCGGTGGACCACCACCACGGGGCCGCTGAGCCACAACCTGGAGATCGGCGCCCGCTTCCACTTCGACAGCATCGACCGGCTGCACACCGAGGACGCGTTCCGCATGGCCGGCGGCGAGCTCGTCGCCACCAACACCGCCACGTCCACCACGGCGAACAACAAGGACGCCACGCACGCGCTCGCGCTCCACGTGACGGACGCCATCGCCTGGGGCCCGCTCGTGCTCACGCCCGGCGTGCGCCTGGAGGTCATCCGCTCCCGCTCGTACGACCGGATCAGCGGAGAGGACACGAACGGCGCGCTGGAGGTGCTGATGCCTGGCATGGGCGCCTTCGGCGCGCTGACGCCGAACCTGGGCCTCTTCGCCGGCGCGTACCGGGGCTTCTCGCCGCCGGCGCCCGGTCAGCCGGACTCGGTGGGCGCGGAGCGGAGCATCAACTACGAGACGGGCGCGCGGTGGACCCGCCGCGGCGAGCGCTTCGAGGTGGTGGGCTTCTTCAACGACTACTCGAACCTCACCGCCATCTGCACCTTCTCCAGCGGCTGTGTGGACCAGGACCTGGACCGCCAGACGGACGCGGGCCGCGCCCACATCTACGGCCTGGAGGTCTTCGCGGAGAAGGTCTTCCGTCCCGGCGGCGGCCTGACGTTCCCGCTCACGGCGTCGTACACCTTCACGCGCACGGAGCTGCTCGAGGACTTCCAGTCCGCGGACCCGCAGTTCGGCAACGTGAAGGCTGGCGACGAGCTGCCGTACGTGCCCCGGCACCAGCTGTCCGCGTCCGTGGGCGTCGAGGGGCGTCTGGGCGGCGTGGCCGTGAGCGCCCTCTACATCGACACGATGCGCGAGAAGGCGGGGCAGGGTGAGGCGCCGGCTGGAGAGCTGACGGGCTCGCTCCTGACGTTCGACGTCAACGCGAACTGGAACTTCTCGCGTTGGGGGCAGCTGTACCTGAGCGCGCGCAACATCCTCGACACGGTGGAGATCGCCTCCCGCCGGCCGTACGGCGCGCGTCCCAACGCGCCGCGCACCGTCATCCTGGGCTTCAAGCTCTCGCACTGA
- a CDS encoding mevalonate kinase family protein yields MERALSAPGKLFASGEYAVLWGGVARLVAVAPRTHAYVRRREDARVHVCLEEGTLAGSMTPRGVRWERDVPAGFSFVARTLDEALRAHGRASQGFDFAVAPSAVGPNGQKLGMGGSACATVLAAEGARWVLDERYDALKLALLAHTQGQGGKGSGGDVATSFAGGVLRYRRYDVSALVEASNSGRLSAAMTESSSVDVWRLPPPRVPMAYAFTGESASTRVLIGQVEARLEELGRQAFVSRSDAVGQAVEDGLAGWDFRAFSEAVKAQHALLLELGPLETEGMRRVLSLAAAYGCVGKLSGAGGGDGCILFAPDVEVRAELCEGLESRGFHTLLLEPEPGVRGEAYLDARLRAWVDALV; encoded by the coding sequence ATGGAGCGCGCGCTCTCGGCCCCGGGCAAGCTGTTCGCCTCTGGCGAGTACGCGGTGCTGTGGGGCGGGGTGGCGCGGCTGGTGGCGGTGGCGCCCCGCACGCACGCCTACGTCCGGCGGCGCGAGGACGCGCGGGTGCACGTCTGCCTGGAGGAGGGGACGCTCGCCGGGAGCATGACGCCGCGCGGAGTCCGCTGGGAGCGGGACGTGCCCGCGGGCTTCTCCTTCGTGGCGCGCACGCTGGACGAGGCGCTGCGCGCGCACGGCCGGGCCAGCCAGGGCTTCGACTTCGCGGTGGCCCCCTCTGCGGTGGGCCCCAACGGCCAGAAGCTGGGCATGGGCGGCAGCGCCTGCGCCACGGTGCTGGCGGCGGAGGGCGCGCGCTGGGTGCTGGACGAGCGCTATGACGCGCTGAAGCTGGCGCTGCTGGCGCACACGCAGGGGCAGGGCGGCAAGGGCAGCGGCGGGGACGTGGCGACGAGCTTCGCGGGCGGTGTGCTGCGCTACCGGCGCTATGACGTGTCGGCGCTGGTGGAGGCGAGCAACAGCGGCCGGCTGAGCGCGGCGATGACGGAGTCCTCATCCGTCGACGTCTGGCGGCTGCCGCCGCCCCGGGTGCCCATGGCGTATGCCTTCACGGGCGAGAGCGCGTCCACGCGGGTGCTCATCGGCCAGGTGGAGGCGCGGCTGGAGGAGCTGGGCCGTCAGGCCTTCGTCTCGCGCTCGGACGCGGTGGGGCAGGCGGTGGAGGACGGCCTCGCCGGCTGGGACTTCCGGGCGTTCTCCGAGGCGGTGAAGGCCCAGCACGCGCTGCTGTTGGAGCTGGGCCCGCTGGAGACGGAAGGCATGCGCCGCGTGCTGTCCCTGGCGGCGGCCTACGGCTGTGTCGGGAAGCTGTCTGGCGCGGGCGGAGGGGATGGCTGCATCCTCTTCGCGCCGGACGTGGAGGTCCGCGCCGAGCTGTGCGAGGGCCTGGAGTCACGCGGCTTCCACACGCTGCTGCTGGAGCCGGAGCCCGGGGTCCGCGGCGAGGCGTACCTGGACGCGCGCCTGCGGGCCTGGGTGGACGCGCTCGTCTGA
- a CDS encoding hydroxymethylglutaryl-CoA reductase, degradative, with product MSETVTSRLSGFHKLPMEERLAQLGRMFRLSPGDLEQLRGTEALQPVLANQMIENAVGTFSLPLGLGLNLQVNGRDYLVPMAVEEPSVVAAVSFASKIVRENGGFSAEADESMMIGQIQVTRFGDPTEAAEKILAHKEQLLALANSFHPAMVARGGGARDVEVRILPAPEGPRGEPLLVVHILIDTQEAMGANLINTVAEGVAPLVEQITGGKVYLRILSNLADRRLARATCRIPLAALADFEMPGEIIAEGIAQASRFAEADPYRAATHNKGVMNGIDAVAIATGQDWRAIEAGAHAFACRNGQYRPLSTWYLEEGHLVGRIELPMALGMVGGPIKVHPGVQMAMKLLRASGVRELSMVFAAVGLAQNFAALRALGSIGIQKGHMALHARCVAVTAGARGDWVEKLADLLVKAGHVKVEKAREILASLSAEDAKAATTGTTL from the coding sequence ATGTCTGAGACGGTGACGTCCCGGCTATCCGGGTTCCACAAGCTGCCGATGGAGGAGCGCCTCGCGCAGCTCGGCCGCATGTTCCGGCTGTCGCCCGGGGACCTGGAGCAGCTTCGCGGGACGGAGGCGCTCCAGCCGGTGCTGGCCAATCAGATGATCGAGAACGCGGTGGGGACGTTCTCCCTGCCGCTGGGCCTGGGACTCAACCTCCAGGTGAACGGGCGCGACTACCTGGTGCCCATGGCGGTGGAGGAGCCGTCCGTCGTGGCGGCCGTGTCCTTCGCCTCGAAGATCGTCCGCGAGAACGGTGGCTTCAGCGCCGAGGCGGACGAGTCGATGATGATCGGCCAGATCCAGGTGACGCGCTTCGGCGACCCGACGGAGGCCGCCGAGAAGATCCTCGCGCACAAGGAGCAGCTGCTGGCGCTGGCCAACAGCTTCCACCCGGCCATGGTGGCGCGCGGCGGCGGTGCCCGGGACGTGGAGGTGCGCATCCTGCCGGCCCCGGAGGGCCCCCGAGGCGAGCCGCTGCTCGTGGTCCACATCCTCATCGACACGCAGGAGGCGATGGGGGCCAACCTCATCAACACCGTGGCGGAGGGCGTGGCGCCGCTCGTCGAGCAGATCACCGGCGGCAAGGTGTACCTGCGCATCCTCTCCAACCTGGCGGACCGACGGCTGGCGCGTGCGACGTGCCGAATCCCCCTGGCGGCGCTGGCGGACTTCGAGATGCCGGGCGAAATCATCGCCGAGGGCATCGCCCAGGCCAGCCGCTTCGCGGAGGCCGACCCGTACCGCGCGGCCACGCACAACAAGGGCGTGATGAACGGCATCGACGCGGTGGCCATCGCCACGGGCCAGGACTGGCGCGCCATCGAAGCCGGCGCGCACGCCTTCGCCTGCCGCAACGGCCAGTACCGTCCGCTGTCCACCTGGTACCTGGAGGAGGGGCACCTGGTGGGCCGCATCGAGCTGCCCATGGCGCTGGGCATGGTGGGTGGCCCCATCAAGGTGCACCCCGGCGTGCAGATGGCGATGAAGCTCCTGCGCGCCTCGGGCGTGCGTGAGCTGTCCATGGTGTTCGCGGCGGTGGGCCTGGCGCAGAACTTCGCGGCGCTCCGGGCGCTGGGCAGCATCGGCATCCAGAAGGGCCACATGGCGCTGCATGCGCGGTGCGTGGCGGTGACGGCCGGCGCGCGCGGCGACTGGGTGGAGAAGCTGGCGGACCTGCTGGTGAAGGCGGGCCACGTGAAGGTGGAGAAGGCCCGGGAGATCCTGGCCAGCCTGTCCGCCGAGGACGCCAAGGCCGCCACCACCGGTACCACCCTCTAG
- the mvaD gene encoding diphosphomevalonate decarboxylase translates to MKATVLAHPNIALVKYWGKRDDALILPHQSSLSLTLSPLSVTTTVEFGVPTDAVELNGHVAKGSERERVLRLLESVRAQAGDKSLGPAKVVSRGDFPMAAGLASSAAGFAALAVAGRAAAGLPRDTKAESILARLGSGSACRSVQGGFCEWQRGERPDGEDSFAVQRFDASHWPELRMVVAILDRGEKDVKSRDGMKQAVETSPYYAAWVKDAEAEVPRAREYIARRDLQALGEMCERNAWRMHSTSLAAEPPLCYLNAATVGLIHHLREHRKKGVPVWFTLDAGPNPVLLTDAANEVAAEALARACGALDVIRCVPGGDATVKTEHLF, encoded by the coding sequence ATGAAAGCCACTGTCCTGGCGCATCCCAACATCGCCCTGGTGAAGTACTGGGGGAAGCGGGACGACGCCCTCATCCTGCCGCACCAGTCCAGCCTGTCGCTGACGCTCTCCCCGCTGTCGGTGACGACGACGGTGGAGTTCGGCGTCCCCACCGACGCGGTGGAGCTCAACGGCCACGTCGCCAAGGGCAGCGAGCGCGAGCGGGTGCTGCGCCTGTTGGAGTCGGTGCGCGCGCAGGCCGGCGACAAGTCCCTGGGCCCGGCGAAGGTCGTCTCGCGCGGGGACTTCCCCATGGCGGCGGGGCTCGCCAGCAGCGCGGCGGGCTTCGCCGCGCTGGCCGTGGCGGGACGCGCGGCGGCGGGCCTGCCCCGGGACACGAAGGCGGAGAGCATCCTGGCCCGGCTGGGCAGCGGCTCGGCGTGCCGCAGCGTGCAGGGCGGCTTCTGCGAGTGGCAGCGCGGCGAGCGTCCGGACGGCGAGGACAGCTTCGCGGTGCAGCGCTTCGATGCGTCGCACTGGCCGGAGCTGAGGATGGTCGTGGCCATCCTGGACCGCGGCGAGAAGGACGTGAAGTCGCGCGACGGGATGAAGCAGGCGGTGGAGACCAGTCCCTACTACGCGGCCTGGGTGAAGGACGCGGAGGCGGAGGTGCCCCGTGCGCGCGAGTACATCGCCCGCCGCGACCTGCAGGCGCTGGGCGAGATGTGCGAGCGCAACGCGTGGCGGATGCATTCCACGTCGCTCGCGGCCGAGCCCCCGCTCTGCTACCTGAACGCGGCCACGGTGGGGCTCATCCACCACCTGCGCGAGCACCGCAAGAAGGGCGTGCCCGTCTGGTTCACGCTGGACGCGGGCCCCAACCCGGTGCTGCTGACGGACGCGGCGAACGAGGTGGCGGCGGAGGCGCTGGCCCGCGCGTGCGGCGCGCTGGACGTGATTCGCTGCGTGCCCGGTGGCGACGCGACGGTGAAGACGGAGCACCTGTTCTGA